The DNA window ATCCCTGTGATCGGAGCTCGTGCCGGTGGAGTTCCCGATATAATCCCTCCTGAAGTAGACAGCAAAATAGGGCACCTTTACACCCCGGGAGACATCGATGACTGCTTAAGCAAGCTGAAGCCTCTGTTGGAGAATCGCGAACTGAGGGAAACAATGGGGAAAGCAGCTCGAGCGGAGATGGAGAAATACGACTGGAAAGCTGCAACTCGAACAATCCGCAACGAACAATACAACGCAGCCATATGGTTCTGGCGCAAGAAAAGAGCACAGTTTCTAAGACCATTTCAATGGGTGTTTAAACGGATTTTTCCATCCCCAGAAGTGAGTTATCAGTGAAATGCTACACCTGTTCTTCATATTTCTGTGGCAGCTTGGTTTCAGTAGCACAAGGAAACATCCGCGTGATTGTTTGGCATATACTATAAGATTCATTGTGTATATATTCATTAAACCAGAAAAGAAATGGTCAACTTTGTTGTTCACATCATATAAACAGGCGTTTTGGCCACCAActaagaacatgaagaacatgaagaacatgaagatattgattttgaatgatgaaatttgaTATGTTGCTCTAAACTTCGCACGACATTATAATTCCGACACCATATTCATTTCAAACTCTGCTTTGTTTACACCATTTTTGGTTCTTGCTCCCATTAATAAGACTAAGAATCCACATCATCCCATTAAATCATAGCACAACACTAGAAACCATCTTGAATCCTTTTTTCTCGACGGCGTGGGGAAGTTATATATAGCTGATCATAAACATAATAGgagttttataaaaaaaaaaccacagcCAAAACGTCGCCgttttctttgtcttcatGACTTCATCAAATTCCACGCCTCCTCTcagttttacttttttacctTTCGGGAGACGATtctgaaatatatatatgtcttttttacttttaccataaaaagtaattaattcgTTGAAAGAGATTTTTACTTTGCGGGCCCCGCGCTTGGGTGGACCAATCATACCGGTGTTGAGACGTACTGCATAAAATCTGGGTCCCGCTCCAGACCAGCCATTGTTTCTGGCGAGAGGACGATTTCGAGATCGACGCTGCCGTTTCCTTCTCGCCCGGGGAAGGCGGAGATCTTACCGTCGAATTTGTTGGCTTTGCCGCTCCTGACGGCGATCGGACGGCCCCACCCGAAATCGTTGTCGTACATTGGAAATCTTGGTGAGCTGCCCATGGTGATTGATGCACCGTCAGAGTTACCCAGCGGGAATAGCCGTGGTTGGCTCTCCCAATCTGCGATTCCCCGGCGGACGGTGGCGTCGTTGTGCGCCACCACGTTTTTATGCAGCAGATCGGCGCACCATCGGAGATCGTTCGATAGAAGCTCTCCGACCGGCGCCACAGTCGGAGTACTCTGTATCGCGTTTCCGAAATAGTACGGATCCATCTGTGGATTCAGTCGGTGGCGGCAGTTAACCGCTATGCGAAACGTCGTCGTTTTGGACTCGTCTAATTTTCTCGCACGTGTCACTGAGCGCCACAGATGGGCGCATAACGATTGGAAAGACGAAATCTCCGCCGTCCGACTCGGGACATTCGTTTTAATCAAATTCTCCAAAACGGACGTTATGTTCCCCTCGTTATTAGTCCCGTTGTTCCCGTCTACCGTTTTCCAACTGTCATTCCCCTGTTTCCCCAAAATCTTGCCGGCGTCGTAAAATCCGTTGACCGGTTTCTTTCCGGTGACCTGGTTATTGATGTTGGCCCTCAGCTTCAGCTTCAGAATGGATTCTCGAGTGAAGTGGAAAATCCTCTCTCTCAATGGCTCGTCGCCGTTAAACGTCACCACCGGCCCACCTTCGGGAAACTTCAGCGGCACCGGGGAGTTGAAAACAGTGTTTCTACTAAAATCCGGCGAATTCGAGATCTTTTTAGTCCCTTTGCAAATTTCAGCAAATGTGTTGAAGAAATGCCAGAACGAAGTCCCGTCGGTGACGGCGTGATTGACAGTACACCCAACAAACACACCATCCGCCAACTCTGTCACCtaataagattaaatttacaGAATTAGCCATCAAACCATGAGATTCTATGATCGCAGAAATGTCAATTTTATTACCTGAACAGCGAGTAAGGGGTTGGAGTGGCCGGAGTAGCTAATAGTCCgatcaaagtaaaaaaaatccttgaaGTAAACCGGAAGATCAAGAGGGGAAAGAAGGGCATGGAGGGTGAGATGTTTAGCCTTTGCCTCGATAAATTCAACCCCGGCATCATTGCAGAGGATGTAAACATAGCCGTCGGCATCGGTGGAGAAACGGCCGGCGAGAGGAGGGAAATGGGAGAGAGTGGCGGAGAGAGATAGCTTGAGAAAGGAGACGAAATCAGAAAGGGAGTAAGGAGGGGAAGATAAAAGAACACCCTTTTGAATATAGTGGCAAGAGAGCATGGGAAGATCAGAAACAGAGAGCTTAAGCTTAACAGAGTTCAAGGAGGAAGGTTGATAAGGAAAAACAGAGCATTTTGAGACgatggaaatggaagaagaagaagaagaagaagaagaaggcatGTTTCAATGAATATATGTTTTGATTTTGCCTAAACTTATGGTTTGGATTGGAAGGGGAGAGGGAGCGAAAATGAGTATATATAGGAATGAAGGGAAGTGGCTCATTCATGCACTTCCGCCAcctattattgttattattgtaTGATTGGTTCGTTGACCTGGCGTGAATAGAATCGAGTCAGCAAGGGAGACCCATGAGTTCTTTACTAGTCCACGTATTGAAACAGTGGTTAGATCACGTTTGTTGGaagatgaaagtcccacgccGGCTCATTTAGGGAATGCTCATGAATTACTCTCTCCATTAGTACGAGGGGAAGTCtaaagtaaagtcacgagagcttatgctcaaagtggacaatatcataccattgtggagagttgtgttcgtctaacaacgTTGGACGGGTAGCATCACACTCAAAtatcttccaattttttaCTACTAAATGCATTAAAagtaaagttttaaaaaacatagtTTTTACTAAAATGGGATCAAAATGGTCGTTTTtgcctcttttttctttgaaacaaCGCTTAATCATGATTGCCCTTTCGCGTTTACAAaccaaaagttaaaaaaatgtgaagaaagTTGCAAACGTTGAAATGATGGTGTTTGCTGTTAGTTTCTCTCTGCTTTCCCATTACTATTTATTAAATGGCTAATGCTTCTAAGCATATCTaactactttttttaaaaaaaattaattaattaatcgtTGGTCAATATTTATCTTTgttaaataattacaatttatataaaataaaaaatatggaCAGCACAAAACCAAAAGACATAGAGGCCTACGTTGAAAAGACACAAGTCAAAAACATTACTACACCACcctttaatgtttttgttcatGCATCTAAACCAATAACACATCCCTTGTCTCTTGTCTCTTCACCGTCAGATAATTTATAAAGTTATTAACCGTTAAGCGACATAGATTTTGATCGTACTATTAGCTTTGAACTCATATCGTAGATTAAATTGGTGTGGAATGGTTTCGATTATGTAATTGGATATAAACTAAGTGGAGACAAAACATAATggaagggagaagaaagggTAATTTAAATACCTCCACGAATTCTAAAGGAGAGATCCTTTCGAGTTTTTATATctcattcaaaattatcataattaaattattaatgggtttattatattaattcataGTTTTCCACAAAAAATAGAGATAAGTTAACTCTCACCACTAACTTTCCTTTTTTCggtgaattaattaattaacaactTAATCATTTGAATAATATGCCTATATATGATTATATTGCCTATGGTGCATGAATCtgaatatagtttaattttgaCCTTAATAAGTGCGAATCCTTTGCccctcgaaaaaaaaaaaattaatgagtaGGAATAAAGAATCTCAATTATTTGCAATTTATTTCTTCCATTCGTTATAGAATATGTTAACAAcactatatttatatattcatcataatttataaacaattatggagattgtattaaaaaattaaacttttccATGAGGCatgtatataaataattgGGGTTGATCATAAATTCATATATTGTTGGTTTTATTGACGTAGTTACCTGTACTAATCATTCACTCGTGTCCGATATTAGAGTAAGATATGATGTCTAAATCACGACAAAGACGGATAAGTTGGGGTATTGGGGGACTGATGTTTAGTTTGAGTTGTGGTTTGGAGGGGCAGCAAGTACAGCCATGAATAAGGAAACAAAAACCCCATTAAATGAGACCCCAGATGgcggtgtgtgtgtgtttgttttgtgATGTTTGTAATTAAGGTTTTAGTTTCGGGGTGGACAAGGTGGGTGTGTCGCCATACTTTGAGGACCAACAACCAGACACAACTCCAAATTCATAAACGAAATTTCCACAGCTATTTCTTTATGTGATTGGGTGTGGAATGTGGGCATTATTGAGAAGGAATGAACTGGCTAAAGGAGAGACAGCTGCGTCCAAAAGGTGACAACTTGATGCAGCTAAGAGCTTAGCTAAGGGAGCCCTGAAGTTTGGAAAGGAAGAAATGTAGCCATGGGGAActgaggaggaagaagaagaagaagtatcAAAGACAATCCGACAATAAGAGATGGGGATGAGCAGAAAAACCAGCAAACCTTATCCATTTCTAGCATGATGTTGGATAAGGTTTTGTGGGAGTAAAGGTCATTTCCATCCTCATTTAAACCCCAAAAGCCTTCCCCTCTATGTTGGTTCAAAGCCTCAAAGTAAAATGGATAATGATTGTGTTGGGAAAGGAATGTTTCGAGTGTCTATGTTGATAGTGATATCTGAATGGACATTGACTCAACTAAACCAAATGAGTTCACAAGGTGAGACGTCATCAGTAGTTCGAGATGGAAacaaatcatttcttataaacatGTAAGAATCTCTCcttagcaaacacgttttaaaactgtgaagcgACACCCACGATCGCAACAAATTCCACACCAAGCCCTGGACCATGTTCAAATTTCAGACAAACTAATACACAGCCCAAACTTGGttggttttaaaatgatatttaaaaaatgcagCAAGCCTCACAGATACTTGATGTCAACTCAAATCCCAATTCCTCGTTTCATCAGTCCAATTTAGAACAACTCACAGATTAAAACACatagaagttgaagaaaatcGAAAACCCGAAAGAACCCAGTTGAGGAAATGCAGTGAATCTGAAGAATCCAACACAGAtcgcatgaattgaaacagaggaagaacagAGTCAAATCCAGACACTCAAATTAACCAATAACAAGATGGgtattttcaaaaagaaatcaaacagAGAAGAGGAAAAACAGTGATTGGATTTGCCGCTGGTCTCGAGATGTATGGGAGAAGAACAAGGCACataatgaagagagagagagagagagagagagggcaAAGGGTGTCGAATTTTGATTGGCTGATTTGGAATTTGTAGGGACATTTTgagtttaaagtttaaaaattatgttttgtttttatataatatagatAGGAAACCATATAATTGGATTACAATAAATGCAgtaaaaggaagagaaaatcATGATATGGATTTTACTTCCATTCCATACCGTATTCGCATGAtgaactatataatataaaaatgactCAATTTTTACATCATCTGTatcaaaccaaaatttcattcCTTTATTATTGGTGTATCATTTCGTGTGGATTAGCATTTTGGGAGGTCTCTCGGCGGCGGCAGAAGCGACTGTTGGGGGCCTTTCCCATTTTCCACCAAGAACGCCATCTTCAATCCCCAGGTTGTATGCACTTCCAGATGGCAATGCATAAACCACACTCCTGAAAGGTCAAATCCGAACTCCtttaatttctgtttttgttttccgaTTGAATCGGTTGAATTCATTTCGATGCTTTAAGATTTAAACAAAGAATCGAAAGAGGAGTCGAATCCGTTTTACCTGGATTGTCCGCTCGAAACCTTATTGCCGTCCATCCACCGGACGGAACTCCGATTGTGTTCCTCTCCACTGGATCCACGAGATTGAAATTCTTAGCGTCGGTTTTAGGGTTGAAATTGCCGATCCCTCGCCCGACTTCGAAGAAATTGAATCCGTGGAGATGAATGGGATGGTTCTCTGGGGTTACGATTCCTGTATCTTGTAGAACTAATTCCACTGTGGAGTTGTATTGTAATTTGTAGAGCTTAGTTCCGCTTGTAGTCTGCAAATTCTTAGGTCCGGGTCCTGAATAGTTGAATTTGTGAGGGGGATTTCCTGGAAAATCTGTGCTGAAAACACCTTTTGTTTTGAAGAAATGTGCTTGTAGAAGAGCGGTGGTGGGCATTACAAACGTTATGTTGTTGATACTTGCCACTACTCTGCTTCCATTGGCGGCCTTGCAAGTGGGACATGGGTTAATTCCAAGACCAACGGTGAACAAGAGGTGGTGATCGATTGTCAATGGAACCTTGGCAGGGTACTTTTGGGAGTTCAAGCTTCTTAGGGAGTTTGTGAAGGTGTTGGCAATTTGGGTTGCGTTTTGAGGAGGGGGGTTGGTGTTTGTTGTCAGGGACGTGGCCAATGTGCCGGTGTAGTGCACAGTGGCAATGCCGGTCTTGTTGTCGACTGCGATTGGAGCGTCCATGAATGGAGAAATGGCCACCATGTATTTGCCAGATTTTCGATCTGCGGTTAAGAGGACGTTGGTGGTCTGGCCGGGAGTGATTAGAACTGTGTCTGTTTTGAATGGTTTGACATATGTGGCGTCGACTTCTACAACTGTTAACTTGTGACCTGCGACTTTGAAAAACAGTTCTTCATTCAGTGCAGCGTTGATTATGCGTAGTAAATAGGTCTTCCCTCTTTGAACAGGCAATGTGAAGCCTCCTGATtaccaaaaaagaagaaaatcagaACTGTTTATTGCTTCCCAACAGGTTAGGTTCTTAGTTGAATTACTTTGTGTAGGGCAGTTCGATATGGATCCGGGAAGGCCATTGATGGTGTGAGCATCAGAGACATTTGGTGCTAATCCTGACTTAAGAGCTTCGTTGATCACAGCTTCGGTGTCTGATTTCCACCACTCAGCTATGCAATTCATTCACAAAAGCAAGTCAAAATCTCCATTTTGTAAAGGGGAAAGGAGAGAAAGGAGAGTTCGTGAAGTTTTGAGGCTCATACCAAGCACAAGGACAGCTTCTTTGTGGGGTGTAGGGAATGGATAAGGCACGCCGAGCTTTGGCAAGATGACAATGCCACCATGGACGGTGGCTCTCAGCCAGAGAATATGAGCATGCCAGAAGAGTGTGCCTCTTTGGCCGGTGATGGTGAAATTGTACACATAACTTTTCCCCGGCTGAATAGGACATTGTGTAATGTATGCCGGTCCATCAGCCCAACCCGTTCGGAGTTGCCTGATTCCATGCCTACCACCAACATTGTACACACTCGTAAGATTATGACCTTTGCAACACCATTATTAGGTTAGTGAGAATGCAATTTGTGAGATTTTACCAGTGAATTGAAAGGTTATATTTGACGTGGTTGACGACTTTGACAAGCACGGTGTCGCCCTCCCTAGCGTAAAGGGTTGGTCCAGGGAACTGTCCATTGACAGTGACAATGGGCTTGGTTGAGCAAAGTCTGGTTGTCTTCCTCAACACCACCTGCCATCCTCCAATATGACTCAATATCACTCATTAAAATCAAACCATAACAGAAATAGGTCATCCAAAAGCTCTCTTTTTCTAAAACCAATATccaaaaaaagttgaaagagaagaaaggcTTACATTGAATTTGTAATGGCGAACTCTGGACTCAGCCAAACCAGGAAGAAGGCAGCAAAATGCCAATAAGAGAAAAGCTCGAACCCGCCAAGACTCCATTAATATGTTTCCCTTTTCTGAGTTATTTTGATGTGTGAGAGGTGAAGAAGATGGTGAGAAGGATGGGCATGGAACTCAGGCTTATAAAGAGAAACACCAAATGGGTTTAGACAAGGTGTGTGTGTTGTTGCCATGTCGTTTTTTGCCAGTTAGGTGATGAGTTAAACAAATCTTGATAGCAAAGGATTTTCAGATGAAACCAGAGGCAGATCCACCATTTTGTTCTATATATCTTACATGTTACATAAAGTTTCTGTTCTTGTTAGTTGTATGTTTGTATGAGCAGCAGCAATAATTGAGGCCTTTTAGCATTTCTCCATATGATTAAAGCCTCAGCTTTTTGGTGTCTCAGACATTATGGAAGGTTCATTTCTAATATTATGGGATTGATATGCTTATTCTTTGGAAAAGGGTGTGGGGAAAAGGGTGTGGGTCACTCACTTCAGCTGCCCTTCTCATCAAACCTCTCTATCTTCTGTTGGCCTTTGATTGATATCAGTTATTTACCAGAAATGGTTTGGAAATGGGTCTTAGTCCTTTTACCTCATTTTCCAAGGAACCTTCAATCCTAAAAAACCACCACACAACCATTTCTGCTTCTTTCAAAACATCAGGTACATCAGGTCAcgtcgattgaagaggggaaacGATTGTTAGCAAAGACGCTGGCCCGCAAAGgacaaataggacaatatctgttagcggtgagcttgagttgttacagtTCAAGTATCTCAACAATTTTCATACGCTACTACCAGTAATATTACTCATACTTTGATTTGAATCTATTGAATCTATTCTCTAGTCaaccatttattatttatataattctttcgattattttttatagcaaaaataaaaaaatatatacattttttccATTATGAACAGAAAAAATAGTTGGGGTGTTGATCCAATATTGGGAGTCTTGTGAACTTGAAACTGTATATAAAAAgtaatagtttttatttttatttatttattattattattattattattattattattattataagtgTGAAAGATGGaagcttgttttgaattttttaaagtaataaaGAAGAATTGCCTTATTTGTGTAAATATGAATATagttttccaaatttggtaaaatttcaagggaaagaattaaaaagaaaaataaattaagaattgtGATCTGTGTTACATACAAATACACGTTACCAGCTGTGTTGCCGTAAATAGCACATCcattttttggtgtttttatcatattaaattaaggattttattttatcaatcaAAATTAAGACCTCCCAAATTTCcaataacaaattttaattctatttttcatattaaatattatgatcaaaacaaagaacgaatataaaaattttgtagaaaattattttgatatttattatttaaatttttgcaaAGGATGGGCGTACAAAACTTGGGATTCCGCAAGTAAAATGGTTACGTTTTTGTTTCCCAATCAGAATGAAGGTGCGTTTGATTTTGGTGTCTTGTATGTACGTAAATAAATGTCCATTTGTCTGGCTGTGGCGGTGAAGTACTCTTTCATCTTCGTCAACCCATCGCTCTGATCCATCCATCACTCCTCCTTTTCTTCAAGGTTCTTCATTCTTCACTTTCGACTATTTCATCAGGGGTTTGTTCCTTTTACTCTCAATCCAGATTTCTCGCTTTGGGTCTTCCATAAACTACTTGATTGTGATTGCTTCGTGTTTGGATTTCTCTATTGCCTTTGACTTCTtcatattctctcttttctttgtgttaTTATTTGATTGCGACACTCAAACCTAGGACTGATTAAACAATTAGTTTGTTgaataataaagtttattcCTGGAAAAGGGCAAGTTGATTCCTacccttttattattttaatccagTTCAAAAcctgtattattattattgtatgtGGTTTTCGATTTTGTTTCTGAAATCTTTGGTGAGATGAAACTATTAGCCTTAGTTTTGATCAACAGGTCCTGGTAGGTGTTAGTATAGCAAGAAAGGGCCTTAGAATGGCAGAAGACGATATATATACAAAAGATGGTACTGTTGATATGCGTAAGAATCCTGCTAATAAGAAGAAGACTGGAAATTGGAAGGCCTGCCGCTTCAttcttggtattttttttctttttcccctttgttTTTAACATTCAGTTTTGATTATTATATGCTCAAATTGTAATGATGGTGTATAGGGAATGAACGCTGTGAAAGATTGGCATATTATGGAATGAGTACCAATCTGGTGAACTATCTTCAAATACGTCTCAACATGGACAATGTTGCTGCTTCAAATAGTGTTACCAGTTGGTCAGGAACCTGCTACATTACGCCATTGATTGGAGCCTTCTTGGCCGATGCTTACTTGGGAAGATATTGGACGATTGCCAGTTTCTCAATCTTATATGTCTTTGTAAGCTTTTCTTGCTATTTTGAAGTGTTTAAAATGCATGAATATTCGAACCGTGTTAGCCTTAGTTAGCGGCTGCTTTGTAGTGATACTATGTTTTTGATGTATGGTATTGGAGGGCATGACATTGTTGACGATGGCTGCTTCAGTCCCTGGATTAAAGCCATCATGTGACAGTACTAGTTGCCATCCAACGGGAGGCCAAACTGCTGCCACATTCATAGCACTTTACTTGATCGCCCTTGGAACAGGGGGAATCAAGCCCTGTGTTTCGTCTTTTGGGGCTGACCAATTTGATGAAACGGATGaagttgaaagaaagaagaagagctCCTTCTTCAATTGGTTTTACTTTTCAATCAACGTGGGTGCCATGATTGCTTCATCAGTTCTTGTGTGGATACAAATGAATGTAGGCTGGGGGTGGGGCTTTGGAGTTCCTGCAGTAGCCATGGCTATTGCTGttgtgtttttcttctctggtAGCTCTTTGTACCGTCTTCAAAAGCCTGCAGGAAGTCCTCTCACCAGAATTTTGCAAGTTATCATCGCAGCGTGTCGGAAACACGGGGTACGAGTTCCAGAAGATAAGTCTCTCCTTTATGAGACTGCTGATGATGTTGAGTCAAAAATTGAAGGAAGTCGCAAGCTCGAGCACACGAACAAGTTGAAGTAAGTATATTCATCAATGTACTTACTGCCATTTGATGTAAGTATATTCATCAATTGTGGAGAGATTCTTATATTATCCGTATGATTCAGGTTCCTAGATAAGGCTGCTATAGAGACTGAAAATGATAGGATGAAGGGCCAAATAGACGCATGGAGGCTTTGTACAGTGACACAAGTTGAGGAGCTGAAGAGCATTGTCCGGTTGTTGCCTGTGTGGGCGAGTG is part of the Cucurbita pepo subsp. pepo cultivar mu-cu-16 chromosome LG03, ASM280686v2, whole genome shotgun sequence genome and encodes:
- the LOC111791521 gene encoding protein ENHANCED PSEUDOMONAS SUSCEPTIBILTY 1-like — protein: MPSSSSSSSSSISIVSKCSVFPYQPSSLNSVKLKLSVSDLPMLSCHYIQKGVLLSSPPYSLSDFVSFLKLSLSATLSHFPPLAGRFSTDADGYVYILCNDAGVEFIEAKAKHLTLHALLSPLDLPVYFKDFFYFDRTISYSGHSNPLLAVQVTELADGVFVGCTVNHAVTDGTSFWHFFNTFAEICKGTKKISNSPDFSRNTVFNSPVPLKFPEGGPVVTFNGDEPLRERIFHFTRESILKLKLRANINNQVTGKKPVNGFYDAGKILGKQGNDSWKTVDGNNGTNNEGNITSVLENLIKTNVPSRTAEISSFQSLCAHLWRSVTRARKLDESKTTTFRIAVNCRHRLNPQMDPYYFGNAIQSTPTVAPVGELLSNDLRWCADLLHKNVVAHNDATVRRGIADWESQPRLFPLGNSDGASITMGSSPRFPMYDNDFGWGRPIAVRSGKANKFDGKISAFPGREGNGSVDLEIVLSPETMAGLERDPDFMQYVSTPV
- the LOC111790160 gene encoding laccase-4-like, coding for MESWRVRAFLLLAFCCLLPGLAESRVRHYKFNVVLRKTTRLCSTKPIVTVNGQFPGPTLYAREGDTVLVKVVNHVKYNLSIHWHGIRQLRTGWADGPAYITQCPIQPGKSYVYNFTITGQRGTLFWHAHILWLRATVHGGIVILPKLGVPYPFPTPHKEAVLVLAEWWKSDTEAVINEALKSGLAPNVSDAHTINGLPGSISNCPTQRGFTLPVQRGKTYLLRIINAALNEELFFKVAGHKLTVVEVDATYVKPFKTDTVLITPGQTTNVLLTADRKSGKYMVAISPFMDAPIAVDNKTGIATVHYTGTLATSLTTNTNPPPQNATQIANTFTNSLRSLNSQKYPAKVPLTIDHHLLFTVGLGINPCPTCKAANGSRVVASINNITFVMPTTALLQAHFFKTKGVFSTDFPGNPPHKFNYSGPGPKNLQTTSGTKLYKLQYNSTVELVLQDTGIVTPENHPIHLHGFNFFEVGRGIGNFNPKTDAKNFNLVDPVERNTIGVPSGGWTAIRFRADNPGVWFMHCHLEVHTTWGLKMAFLVENGKGPQQSLLPPPRDLPKC
- the LOC111790159 gene encoding protein NRT1/ PTR FAMILY 8.1-like, which produces MAEDDIYTKDGTVDMRKNPANKKKTGNWKACRFILGNERCERLAYYGMSTNLVNYLQIRLNMDNVAASNSVTSWSGTCYITPLIGAFLADAYLGRYWTIASFSILYVFGMTLLTMAASVPGLKPSCDSTSCHPTGGQTAATFIALYLIALGTGGIKPCVSSFGADQFDETDEVERKKKSSFFNWFYFSINVGAMIASSVLVWIQMNVGWGWGFGVPAVAMAIAVVFFFSGSSLYRLQKPAGSPLTRILQVIIAACRKHGVRVPEDKSLLYETADDVESKIEGSRKLEHTNKLKFLDKAAIETENDRMKGQIDAWRLCTVTQVEELKSIVRLLPVWASGIVFSAVYSQMSTMFVLQGNTMDQHIGPSFKIPSASLSIFDTLSVLFWAPVYDKLIVPLARKFTKNERGFTQLQRMGIGLVISVFSMVTAGGLEVVRLKYVRKNNLYDAENIPMSIFWQIPQYFFIGCAEVFTFIGQMEFFYDQAPDAMRSMMAALSLTTVGLGNYLSTLIVTIVTKVSTRHGKLGWIPSNLNKGHLDYFFWLLAILSVVNFFVYLLVAKSYTSKRATGRLR